The DNA window CGGCAAGGACGGCCGCACCCGGCTCGCGGTCTCCGACTACTTCGACTTCTCCATCTATGTGGACGCCCGCACCGACGACATCGAGAACTGGTACCTCTCCCGCTTCCGCAAGCTGCGGCAGACGGCATTCCAGGACCCATCGTCCTACTTCCGGCGTTTCACCGATGTGCCGGAGGAGGAGGCCCTGGAGTACGGGCGCACGGTCTGGCGCACCATCAACCGGCCCAACCTGCTGGAGAACGTGCTGCCCACCCGGGGCCGGGCCACCCTGGTCCTCCAGAAGGGCCCGGACCACAAGGTGCGCCGGGCCCGGCTGCGCAAGCTCTGAGCCACCTTCGGCCGCCTATTTCCCCGGATATCCGGGAGTGCAGGCGCCGACAACCGCTCCGGGGTCGGAGGGGCCGTGCGGATGACCTCACTGCGGGTCGCCCCGGCGCTGCCGGCGCCGGCCCTCCGGGCCGCCCGTACCGCACCGCTGCTGGCCGGCGGCTTGGCGCCGCTGCCCGACCGCTGGTCGCCGTTCCCGGCTTCGGGCGCCGCCGACTGGCCGCCGGTCCACCGGTGGTGGGCGAGGGCCGGTCTGGCGGCGGGGGCGGTGTGCCTGGCGGCGCTCGGCGAGTCGACGGGCCGTCTGCGGCGGCCTCGCGCCAGGCTTCGCGGGCGCTGACCCGGCTGAACCGGGCGTACCGCGTGGGAGGGCCGGTCGCGCGGGCCCTCCCACGACGGCGTCCGGTCGGGGTCAGCCCAGGTGGGTGCGGACCGCGTCGGCCAGCCGCTCGGCGACGGCCTGCGCCTGTCCGGCCTCGGCGGCCTCGACCATGACCCGCACCAGCGGCTCGGTGCCCGACGGGCGCAGCAGCACCCGCCCGGTGGAGCCCAGCTCGGCCTCGGCGGCGGCGACGGCGGCGGCCAGCTCCTCGCTGGAGCGCACCCGGCTGCGGTCCACGCCCTTGACGTTGATCAGCACCTGCGGCAGCCGGGTCATCACCGAGGCCAGGTCGGCGAGCGGCTGCTTGGTGGCGGCGACCCGGGCGGCCAGCATCAAGCCGGTGAGGGTGCCGTCGCCGGTGGTGGCGTGGTCCAGCAGGATGACATGGCCGGACTGCTCGCCGCCGAGCGAGTAGCCGTTCTCCTTCATCGACTCCAGCACATAGCGGTCGCCGACGGCGGTCTGCACGAGGTCGATGGACTCGCGCTCCATCGCCAGCTTGAAGCCCAGGTTGGACATCACGGTGCCGACCACGGTGTTCTTCCGCAGCGTGCCGGCCTCGCGCATGCCGATGGCCAGGATGGCGAGGATCTGGTCACCGTCGACCTCATTGCCCCCCGCGTCCACCGCCAGGCAGCGGTCGGCGTCGCCGTCGTGGGCCAGGCCCAGGTCGGCGCGGTGGTCCAGCACGGCGGTGCGCAGCTTCTCGATGTGGGTGGAGCCGACGCCGTCGTTGATGTTGAGGCCGTCGGGCTCGGCGCCCAGGGTGTGGACGACCTCGGCACCGGCCCGCGCGAACGCCTCGGGCGAGATCCTGGCGGCGGCGCCGTGGGCGCCGTCGATGACGACCCTCAGCCCGTCCAGCCGGTTGGGGAGCACGGCCACCAGGTGGGCGATGTACTGGTCGAAGCCCTCGTCGTAGGAGCGGACCCGGCCGACCGCCGCGCCGGTGGGCCGCTGCCAGGAGCCGTCGGCGGCGTGGCTCCGGTACTGCTCCTCGATGGCGTCCTCGATCTCGTCGGCGAGCTTGTGCCCGCCACGGGCGAGGAACTTGATGCCGTTGTCCGGCATCGGGTTGTGGCTGGCGGACAGCATCACGCCGAGGTCCGCACCGAGGGCGCCGGTGAGGTACGCCACCGCAGGGGTCGGCAGCACGCCGACTCGCAGCACGTCCACCCCGGAGCTGGCCAGGCCCGCGATGACGGCCGCCTCCAGGAACTCGCCCGAGGCCCGGGGGTCGCGGCCGACCACCGCGACCGGCCGGTGGCCCTCGAAGGCCCCGGCGTCACCGAGCACATGCGCGGCGGCCACCGACAGTCCCAGGGCCAGTTCGGCCGTGAGGTCCGCATTGGCGACGCCACGTACGCCGTCCGTGCCGAAGAGTCGTCCCACTGATCCATCCTCCGTGGCTTGTCGCCGTGCGGAAGCGCCCTCCGGACCGGCGGCGCACGCTGCTGGTCAGCGTGCCCGCACCCGGGTTCCGCATACCGTACGACTACTCCATTGGGCGTCGTGCCGCGCCCGACGCTGCTGCTCAGGTGCTCAGGATGCACGACGCCCCGGGGGCGGGAGCCCCCGGGGCATCGGCGCCGAAGCGGAAGCCGAAGCTTCTGCTCAGAGCTTTCTGTACTGCTGTTACCGCTTGCTGTACTGGGGCGCCTTGCGGGCCTTCTTCAGACCGGCCTTCTTACGCTCGACGGCGCGGTCGTCGCGGGTCAGGAAGCCGGCCTTCTTCAGCGGGCCGCGGTTGTTGTCCACGTCCGCCTCGTTCAGCGCGCGGGCCACGCCGAGGCGCAGCGCGCCGGCCTGGCCGGAGACGCCGCCGCCGCTGATGCGGGCGACCACGTCGTAGCGGCCGTCGATCTCAAGAACCTTGAAGGGCTCGTTGACGATCTGCTGGTGCACCTTGTTGGGGAAGTACTCCTCAAGGGTGCGACCGTTGATCTTCCACACACCGGTGCCGGGGACGATGCGCACGCGGGCGATCGCCTCCTTGCGGCGGCCGAGGCCGACGCCCGGAAGGGCCTCGCCGAAGCGGGAGGCCAGCGACTCGGTGGTGTAGTTCTCCTCGACGGTCTCGTCGACCTCAAGGGGGGTCTCGATGGCAGTCTCGGCCACGGTGATCCTCAGCTCCTGCTACTCAGTTGGGGGTTGGTGGCCGGAATTACTGCGCGACCTGGGTGATCTCGAACGGCACCGGCTGCTGGGCAGCGTGCGGGTGCTGGTCGCCCGAGTACACCTTGAGCTTGGAGAGCATCTGACGGCCGAGGGAGTTCTTCGGCAGCATGCCCTTGATGGCCTTCTCGACGGCCTTCTCCGGAGTCTTGTCCAGGAGGTCGCCATAGCGCACCGAGCGGAGACCGCCCGGGTAGCCGGAGTGGCGGTAGGCCAGCTTCTGCTCCCGCTTGTTGCCGGAGAGGTGCACCTTGTCGGCGTTGATGATGATGACGAAGTCACCAGTGTCAACGTGCGGCGCGTACACCGGCTTGTGCTTACCCCGGAGGAGAGTTGCAGCCTGGGTTGCCAGGCGGCCCAGCACGACGTCGGTCGCGTCGATGACGTGCCACTGACGCTGGACGTCGCCGGGCTTAGGGCTGTACGTACGCACGGTCGTAGCCTTCGCTTTTCAGTGAGTGTGTCCTGACAGGGCCACCCGGACGATCACGATCAGCCTGGACGCACCACCCTGGACGCAACAGGGTGGGCCCGCTGGTCATCGGCCCGGTGAACCGGCGTACCGACCTCTCACCGTGAGATAGAGCGAGCCAATACGCACAACAAGGACGCAGAATACCGGTCGGGACCCGGACGGGTCAAAACGACCCGTCCGGTGGAGGGTCAGCGTTCCCGGGAGACCCGTTGCTCGTCCCAGACCGGCTCCGGCACCTCCCGTACCCGCCCGTCCTGCCCGAAGACCAGGAACCGGTCGAAGGAGCGGGCGAACCAGCGGTCATGGGTGACGCAGAGCACCGTCCCGTCGAACGCCTCCAGCCCCTCCTGCAACGCCTCCGCGCTCTCCAGGTCCAGGTTGTCGGTGGGCTCGTCCAGCAGCAGCGCGGTCACCCCGGACAGCTCCAGCCGCAGGATCATCAGCCGGGCCTGCTGCCCGCCCGACAGCGACTCGAACCGCTGGTCGGCCTGGCCGTGCAGCTCATAGCGGCGCAGCGCGGACATCGCCCGGCCCCGGTCCCTGGCGTGCTCGGTCTCCAGGATCTCGCACGGGGTGCGGCCCAGCAGCTCCGGATGGGCGTGCGTCTGCCGGAAGTGCCCGGGGACCACCCGGGCGCCCAGCTTCCACTCACCGCCGTGCCGGACCGTGCCGTCACCGGCCAGCAGCCGCAGGAAGTGCGACTTGCCGGAGCCGT is part of the Peterkaempfera bronchialis genome and encodes:
- the glmM gene encoding phosphoglucosamine mutase yields the protein MGRLFGTDGVRGVANADLTAELALGLSVAAAHVLGDAGAFEGHRPVAVVGRDPRASGEFLEAAVIAGLASSGVDVLRVGVLPTPAVAYLTGALGADLGVMLSASHNPMPDNGIKFLARGGHKLADEIEDAIEEQYRSHAADGSWQRPTGAAVGRVRSYDEGFDQYIAHLVAVLPNRLDGLRVVIDGAHGAAARISPEAFARAGAEVVHTLGAEPDGLNINDGVGSTHIEKLRTAVLDHRADLGLAHDGDADRCLAVDAGGNEVDGDQILAILAIGMREAGTLRKNTVVGTVMSNLGFKLAMERESIDLVQTAVGDRYVLESMKENGYSLGGEQSGHVILLDHATTGDGTLTGLMLAARVAATKQPLADLASVMTRLPQVLINVKGVDRSRVRSSEELAAAVAAAEAELGSTGRVLLRPSGTEPLVRVMVEAAEAGQAQAVAERLADAVRTHLG
- the rpsI gene encoding 30S ribosomal protein S9, whose product is MAETAIETPLEVDETVEENYTTESLASRFGEALPGVGLGRRKEAIARVRIVPGTGVWKINGRTLEEYFPNKVHQQIVNEPFKVLEIDGRYDVVARISGGGVSGQAGALRLGVARALNEADVDNNRGPLKKAGFLTRDDRAVERKKAGLKKARKAPQYSKR
- the rplM gene encoding 50S ribosomal protein L13, which gives rise to MRTYSPKPGDVQRQWHVIDATDVVLGRLATQAATLLRGKHKPVYAPHVDTGDFVIIINADKVHLSGNKREQKLAYRHSGYPGGLRSVRYGDLLDKTPEKAVEKAIKGMLPKNSLGRQMLSKLKVYSGDQHPHAAQQPVPFEITQVAQ